The following are encoded in a window of Sorex araneus isolate mSorAra2 chromosome 11, mSorAra2.pri, whole genome shotgun sequence genomic DNA:
- the LOC129399414 gene encoding 60S ribosomal protein L39-like → MSSHKTFRIKRFLAKKQKQNRPIPQWIQMKTGNKIRYNSKRRHWRRTKLGL, encoded by the coding sequence ATGTCTTCCCACAAGACCTTCCGGATCAAGCGCTTCCTGgccaagaaacaaaagcagaatcGGCCTATTCCTCAGTGGATTCAGATGAAAACTGGTAACAAGATCAGGTACAACTCCAAGAGGCGGCACTGGAGGAGGACCAAGCTGGGTCTGTAA
- the LOC101541379 gene encoding olfactory receptor 226-like, with product MGNNTKGVVSEFILLGFPELDHLRGLLFGSFLAIYVGTVLENLLVVVTVKASRQLHTPMYFFLANLSVLETLYTTVTVPKLLAGLLTCDRTISFSGCLTQLFLFLSLGSSECFLLSTMACDRYLAICRPLHYPAIMDSRLCLQLALCAWLGGFLASFVSIALISHLSFCGPNVLNHFFCDISPLLQLSCSDTTTIELLDFAAALAVLATSLSVSMVSYACILATVLRVPGSTGRQKALSTCASHLAVVAIFYTTTIFMYARPRAISSFDLNKFVSVVYSVVTPLLNPIIYCLRNRDIKGALEKLLRVPRTF from the coding sequence ATGGGCAACAACACCAAGGGGGTGGTGAGCGAGTTCATCCTGCTGGGCTTCCCAGAGCTGGACCATCTTCGGGGACTGCTGTTTGGCTCATTTCTCGCCATCTACGTGGGGACTGTCCTGGAGAACCTGCTGGTCGTGGTGACAGTGAAAGCTAGTCGTCAGctgcacacacccatgtacttcttcctggccaACCTGTCAGTCCTGGAGACCCTCTACACCACTGTCACCGTCCCCAAGCTGCTGGCCGGCCTCCTGACATGCGACAGGACCATCTCCTTCTCTGGGTGCCTTACtcagctcttcctcttcctctcactcGGCTCCTCGGAGTGCTTCCTCCTGTCCACCATGGCCTGCGACAGGTACCTGGCCATCTGCCGCCCGCTGCACTACCCAGCCATCAtggactccaggctctgcctgcagctGGCTCTCTGCGCCTGGCTGGGTGGCTTCCTGGCTTCCTTCGTGTCCATTGCGCTCATCTCTCACCTCAGCTTCTGTGGCCCCAATGTCCTCAACCACTTCTTCTGTGACATCTCCCCTCTGCTGCAGCTCTCCTGCTCAGACACCACCACCATCGAGCTGCTGGACTTTGCAGCGGCCCTGGCCGTGCTTGCGACCTCGCTGTCGGTGTCCATGGTTTCCTACGCCTGCATCCTGGCCACCGTGCTGAGGGTCCCGGGGAGCACCGGCCGCCAGAAGGCCTTGTCCACCTGCGCCTCCCATCTGGCTGTGGTGGCCATCTTCTACACCACCACCATCTTCATGTACGCCCGCCCGCGTGCCATCAGCTCCTTTGACCTCAACAAGTTCGTGTCCGTGGTCTACTCAGTTGTTACCCCACTGCTCAACCCCATCATCTACTGCTTGAGGAACCGAGACATCAAGGGGGCTCTGGAGAAACTGCTCCGGGTCCCCCGCACCTTTTGA
- the SPRN gene encoding shadow of prion protein, producing the protein MNWTAAACWALLLVAAFLCDSGAAKGGRGGARGSARGGLRGGARGTSRVRVRPAPRFSGSSARLAAAGAAAGAAAGAAAGLAAGGAWRRAPDPGPRGLQDEDAGPDGNGTVYSYLVLTSGARPPAGPRLCLLLGSVLGALALRGL; encoded by the coding sequence ATGAACTGGACGGCGGCCGCGTGCTGGGCTCTGCTGCTGGTGGCCGCCTTCCTCTGCGACAGCGGTGCGGCCAAGGGCGGCCGTGGAGGGGCGCGGGGCAGTGCCCGGGGCGGGCtgcgcgggggcgcgcgggggacCTCGCGGGTGCGTGTCCGGCCCGCGCCCCGGTTCTCGGGCTCCTCAGCTCGTTTGGCTGCGGCGGGGGCGGCTGCGGGGGCAGCAGCAGGGGCAGCTGCTGGGCTGGCAGCGGGTGGGGCCTGGAGGCGGGCCCCGGACCCCGGACCCCGGGGCCTGCAGGACGAGGACGCTGGCCCTGACGGGAACGGGACCGTGTACAGCTACCTGGTGCTGACCTCGGGCGCCaggccccccgccggcccccgcctcTGCCTGCTGCTGGGTAGTGTGCTGGGAGCCCTGGCACTGCGAGGCCTCTAG
- the MTG1 gene encoding mitochondrial ribosome-associated GTPase 1 isoform X2, which yields MGPSLRALCAAAGAAWRQSFPLGGRDVARWFPGHMAKGLKKMQSSLKLVDCIVEVHDARIPLSGRNPLFQETLGLKPHLLILNKMDLADLGEQQKILQHLEGQGVRNVIFTNCLKDENVQQVIPRVMELVGSSCRYHRGENLEYCLMVIGVPNVGKSSLINSLRRQHLRRGKATRVGGEPGITRAVLSRIQVCERPLMFLLDTPGVLAPQIASVETGLKLALCGTVLDHLVGEEMLADYLLFTLNRHQLFGYVQHYGLGEASDDVATVLKQVAVRLGKTRKVKVLTGTGDVTVIQPNYTAAARDFLRAFRCGLLGPVMLDQDIL from the exons ATGGGGCCGAGCCTGCGCGCGCTGTGCGCTGCCGCCGGGGCCGCGTGGCGCCAGAGCTTCCCCCTGGGCGGCCGTGACGTGGCGCGCTGGTTCCCGGGACACATGGCCAAGG GGTTGAAGAAGATGCAGAGCAGCCTGAAGCTGGTGGACTGCATCGTGGAGGTCCATGATGCCCGGAT TCCCCTTTCAGGCCGAAACCCTCTGTTTCAGGAGACCCTTGGGCTCAAGCCTCACCTGCTCATCCTCAACAAAATGGACTTGGCCGACCTTGGGGAGCAGCAG AAAATTCTGCAGCACTTGGAAGGGCAGGGCGTGAGAAATGTCATCTTCACCAACTGTTTGAAGGATGAGAACGTCCAGCAG GTCATCCCGAGGGTCATGGAGCTGGTGGGGAGCAGCTGCCGCTATCACCGAGGTGAG AACCTGGAGTACTGCCTCATGGTCATCGGTGTGCCCAACGTGGGCAAGTCCTCCCTCATCAACTCCCTCAGGAGGCAGCACCTCAGGAGAG GGAAAGCCACTCGGGTGGGCGGTGAGCCTGGGATCACCAGAGCCGTGTTGTCCCGGATTCAG GTCTGTGAGCGGCCGCTGATGTTCCTGCTCGACACGCCTGGGGTGCTGGCCCCGCAGATCGCCAGTGTGGAGACAGGCCTGAAGCTGGCCCTGTGTG ggacCGTGCTGGACCACCTGGTCGGGGAGGAGATGCTGGCCGACTACTTGCTCTTCACCCTCAACAGACACCAGCTCTTTGG GTACGTCCAGCACTACGGTTTGGGCGAGGCCTCTGACGACGTGGCCACTGTACTAAAGCAGGTGGCCGTGCGGCTAGGGAAGACGCGGAAGGTGAAGGTGCTGACTGGCACAG GGGACGTGACTGTCATCCAGCCCAACTACACAGCTGCCGCCCGTGACTTCCTCCGTGCCTTTCGCTGCGGGCTGCTGGGCCCCGTGATGCTGGATCAGGACATCCTATAG
- the MTG1 gene encoding mitochondrial ribosome-associated GTPase 1 isoform X1 → MGPSLRALCAAAGAAWRQSFPLGGRDVARWFPGHMAKGLKKMQSSLKLVDCIVEVHDARIPLSGRNPLFQETLGLKPHLLILNKMDLADLGEQQKILQHLEGQGVRNVIFTNCLKDENVQQVIPRVMELVGSSCRYHRAGRTGLLGASAVTLLGPPPKLARPRLSLQNLEYCLMVIGVPNVGKSSLINSLRRQHLRRGKATRVGGEPGITRAVLSRIQVCERPLMFLLDTPGVLAPQIASVETGLKLALCGTVLDHLVGEEMLADYLLFTLNRHQLFGYVQHYGLGEASDDVATVLKQVAVRLGKTRKVKVLTGTGDVTVIQPNYTAAARDFLRAFRCGLLGPVMLDQDIL, encoded by the exons ATGGGGCCGAGCCTGCGCGCGCTGTGCGCTGCCGCCGGGGCCGCGTGGCGCCAGAGCTTCCCCCTGGGCGGCCGTGACGTGGCGCGCTGGTTCCCGGGACACATGGCCAAGG GGTTGAAGAAGATGCAGAGCAGCCTGAAGCTGGTGGACTGCATCGTGGAGGTCCATGATGCCCGGAT TCCCCTTTCAGGCCGAAACCCTCTGTTTCAGGAGACCCTTGGGCTCAAGCCTCACCTGCTCATCCTCAACAAAATGGACTTGGCCGACCTTGGGGAGCAGCAG AAAATTCTGCAGCACTTGGAAGGGCAGGGCGTGAGAAATGTCATCTTCACCAACTGTTTGAAGGATGAGAACGTCCAGCAG GTCATCCCGAGGGTCATGGAGCTGGTGGGGAGCAGCTGCCGCTATCACCGAG CTGGGAGGACTGGGCTGCTGGGGGCCTCTGCTGTGACTCTCCTCGGTCCTCCCCCTAAGCTGGCCCGGCCCCGCCTGTCTCTGCAGAACCTGGAGTACTGCCTCATGGTCATCGGTGTGCCCAACGTGGGCAAGTCCTCCCTCATCAACTCCCTCAGGAGGCAGCACCTCAGGAGAG GGAAAGCCACTCGGGTGGGCGGTGAGCCTGGGATCACCAGAGCCGTGTTGTCCCGGATTCAG GTCTGTGAGCGGCCGCTGATGTTCCTGCTCGACACGCCTGGGGTGCTGGCCCCGCAGATCGCCAGTGTGGAGACAGGCCTGAAGCTGGCCCTGTGTG ggacCGTGCTGGACCACCTGGTCGGGGAGGAGATGCTGGCCGACTACTTGCTCTTCACCCTCAACAGACACCAGCTCTTTGG GTACGTCCAGCACTACGGTTTGGGCGAGGCCTCTGACGACGTGGCCACTGTACTAAAGCAGGTGGCCGTGCGGCTAGGGAAGACGCGGAAGGTGAAGGTGCTGACTGGCACAG GGGACGTGACTGTCATCCAGCCCAACTACACAGCTGCCGCCCGTGACTTCCTCCGTGCCTTTCGCTGCGGGCTGCTGGGCCCCGTGATGCTGGATCAGGACATCCTATAG
- the PAOX gene encoding peroxisomal N(1)-acetyl-spermine/spermidine oxidase — protein sequence MSASGRGPRVLVVGGGVAGLSAAQRLSGHPARPHVRVLEATARAGGRIRSERSFGGVVEIGAHWIHGPSQGNPIFQLAAKYGLLGEKELSEENQRVETGGHLDLPSVTYTSAGGTVSFELVTEMGSLFYSLMDQTRLFLHAADPPALSVGEFLKKEIGQRVAGWTDSPETRRLKLAVLNTLFNLECCVSGTHSLDLLALTPFGEYTVLPGLDCTFPRGFQGITDRILASLPPDTVVYNKPVKTIRWKGSFQDTECPGQLFPVLVECEDGDTFAAHHVLVTVPLGFLKEHLDTFFEPPLPLEKAEAVRKMGFGTNNKIFLDFEEPFWDPDCEYIQVVWDSTSPLEAATGLELKDAWVRKLIGFVVLPPFESAHVLCGFIAGHESEFMETLSDEEVLLTLTRVLRQMTENPQLPAPRGILRSRWHSAPYTRGSYSYVAVGSTGDDIDLLAQPLLVDSKDPQVLFAGEATHRSFYSTTHGALLSGWREADRLMDHWGPGAGQKT from the exons ATGTCGGCGAGTGGCCGCGGCCCGCGGGTGCTGGTGGTGGGCGGCGGCGTGGCGGGGCTGAGCGCGGCGCAGAGGCTCAGCGGCCACCCGGCCCGCCCGCACGTGAGGGTCCTGGAGGCCACGGCGCGCGCCGGGGGCCGCATCCGCTCGGAGCGCAGCTTCG GTGGCGTGGTGGAGATTGGGGCACACTGGATCCACGGGCCCTCCCAGGGCAACCCCATCTTCCAGCTGGCGGCCAAGTACGggctgctgggggagaaggagctCTCAGAGGAGAACCAGCGTGTGGAGACCGGAGGCCATTTGGACCTGCCCTCCGTGACCTACACCAGCGCTGGGGGCACCGTGAGCTTTGAGCTGGTGACCGAGATGGGCAGTCTGTTCTACAGCCTCATGGACCAGACCCGGCTGttcctgcatgcggccgaccccccAGCGCTCAGCGTGGGGGAGTTCCTCAAGAAGGAGATCGGCCAGCGCGTGGCTGGCTGGACTGACAGTCCCGAGACCAGGAGGCTCAAGCTGGCCGTGCTCAACACCCTCTTCAACCTGGAGTGCTGTGTGAGTGGCACCCACAGCCTCGACCTGCTGGCCCTGACACCCTTCGGGGAGTACACAGTGCTGCCAGGGCTGGACTGCACCTTCCCGAG GGGCTTCCAAGGTATCACGGACCGCATACTGGCCTCCTTGCCCCCAGACACCGTGGTTTACAACAAGCCCGTGAAGACCATCCGCTGGAAAGGCTCCTTCCAGGACACTGAGTGCCCCGGGCAGCTCTTCCCCGTACTGGTGGAGTGTGAGGACGGGGACACCTTCGCTGCACATCATGTCCTGGTCACCGTGCCCCTGG GTTTCCTTAAGGAACATCTGGACACCTTCTTTGAGCCACCGCTGCCCCTGGAGAAGGCAGAAGCCGTCAGGAAAATGGGCTTTGGGACCAACAACAAAATCTTCCTGGACTTTGAGGAGCCCTTCTGGGACCCCGACTGCGAGTATATCCAGGTGGTGTGGGACAGCACGTCACCCCTGGAGGCGGCCACAGGACTGGAGCTGAAAGATGCCTGGGTCAGGAAGCTCATTGGCTTCGTGGTCCTGCCGCCTTTCGA GTCTGCCCATGTCCTCTGCGGTTTCATTGCGGGGCACGAGTCCGAATTCATGGAGACACTGTCGGATGAGGAGGTGCTGCTGACTCTGACCCGGGTGCTGAGGCAGATGACAG AAAACCCGCAGCTGCCAGCACCTCGGGGTATCCTGAGGTCTCGGTGGCACAGTGCCCCCTACACCAGGGGCTCCTACAGCTACGTGGCCGTGGGCAGCACCGGGGATGACATTGACCTGCTGGCCCAGCCTCTTCTCGTGGACAGCAAAGACCCTCAG GTGCTGTTTGCTGGGGAGGCCACACACCGCAGCTTCTACTCCACCACCCACGGTGCGCTGCTGTCCGGCTGGAGAGAGGCTGATCGGCTCATGGATCActggggccctggggcagggcaaAAAACCTGA